The DNA window ACTGAGCCGCCAATAGCGCTCAGCGAGAGAAAGCGAGAACGGCGATGAATGATTTCTGGACGCGGAAGGTACGTGCGGCACAGGAGAGTGAACGGCAGGCGCAGGAAGAGGCGATGGCCGCCGAGCTGACGTACAGGAACCCGAATCTCGGGGCGCACGCCCAAGCCTGGATCGACGGCCGGACCGCGAAGGACGAGCGGAACCGTGCGGCGGCCGGGGCCATGAGTCTCAGCTACGGCGACCTCGACGCAGTGCGGGAGGCGACGCACCTGCGGGCGGTACAGCAGTACCACGCTTCGGCCCACCGGCAGGAGCGCGGCCGACTGTCGGAGCTGGAACCCAACCCGACGGACATGAGTCAGTACGCGCTCAACCGTCCCCGCGGGTCCTACTCGGACGTGTGGTGATGGGGGCGGTACCCCCGGCCGAGTTCGCCCCGCTGTACGCGAGCATGCGGAGGGAGTATCCGCCGCCGCCCGCTGTCGAGGTGGCGAGGGCGCCCGTTGGGACGCGGGTGTACCCCGAGCCGCCTGCGGGGTGCTACTGGGCCTCCTCTCGGTTGTTCTGGACCCCCGTGGCCGGCGATGCGCTGTTCTTCGTTCACGGGCTCGATGTGGCCAACAACGGTCACAAGGAGATCGCCTCCGCGCTCGTGGACTTGCGCAAGGTGGGCCAGGAGCTGGACGGCGTGGCCCTCCCCTCGTCCACGCTGTCGCGGGACCTCTCGGGCTGGACAGGGCGTTGGGTGGCGGTACGCGTTCGCCGCGATGGACGACGTCAGCCGTGGCGCGCGGTGCCCATTACCCACGGGATGTGGTCCGAGCACGCGGACGCGTTGAACGCGGCTGCCTGACGACACAAGGGCCCCACGGAGGGGGAAGCATCGACAGGGTCTGTGATCCCTTGTCCTGCCTGGCTGTGGGGCCCTGGCGGAGTTACTCGTATCCCGAGCCGGCGAGCGCGGTTTCCGCACACCACCGAGATCCTTCCAGGTCCCACGGAGGGGATTCCGGCTTTCCGGGTCCCGGGGGGACCGTCAGATTGGAGCTGAACATGACCCTTCCCGAGTTCCTCCGGCGCCGGAGGCCAGACCCTGAGCCCGTCGTGGACTTGACCACTCCCGAGGCCCGAGCCGAGTACGCGGCTCTGCTGGCCGCCACCAAGCCCGAGCCGCCCCGCCACGTCGTGGACTTCCACGGGCTGCCCCCGGCGTCTCCTCCCCGGTTCCGTCCGCGCAGGCCCTGGGGGCCGGGCCTGGTCCCCGTCGTACGAGCCTCGGACGGAGCGGTGTGGGGCGATGAGTAGCAGCGATAGAAGGCGGCGCCGGAACGCGCTCAGGCACGTCCCGGTGGTCGGCCGCGGGGCGGCGCGAGAGTACTGGGAGGAGATCGTCAACGAACCCGCGCCGGAGCAGACGCCCACGGCGCCATGGAGCCCCGGGGTCCCCCCGCCGGACTGGATGATCAAGCCGGTGCCCGTACTCGACGCACGCACCCAGCAGCCGGCGTACTGGGCGGACGACGCGCCCTATCAGAGCTGGGCGGCCCGGGTCGGAGAGGCCAAGTACAAGCTGCTCCTGCTCGATGGCCTCAACCCCGACAAGGAAGAGGCCGCCGGGGGTCCTGCGCCCTGGGCCCCGATCCGCACCAGCGGGAAGACGCCGCTGGCTTTCCTGAACCACCGCGCCGAGCAGTTGACGGTGCGGGAGAGAGAGGAGTTCGGGGCGACGGGGCCGTGGACGAGTCGCACCTGGGCGCGAGAGGCTGCCAAGCGCAGGAAGATCTCCCCGGACCAGGCCCCGGCCGGTCCGAAGGAGGAGGAGGAGCTGCCGCAGGCTGAATGCTCGATCGCTCCGTGGTGGTTGGAGGAGTAGCCGAGCGCCCCGCCTTCCGATGCTGCTGGAGGGCGGGGCGCTGGTGCGTGCGGGTGGTCAGGAGTCGTTGGTGGCGGTGACCAGCAGGGTGCCGAGGGCGCCGTCCGGGGAGGGGATGACCTCGGCGGAGACGTCGGTGAAGCCATGGCGCTTGAGCAGGTCGGTCCACTGCTCTGGGGTGTGCTGCCAGCGCAGCACGGTCAGCTCCGTCTCCCGGCCCTCCAGCCACTTCCCGCCCATCTGCTGGGCGCCGTACTGGCCCACGATGGGCTCGCGGTGGGAGAAGGCGAAGATGCCGCCGGGGGCGAGGCGCCGGGCGATGCGGGGGAACAGCATGTCCGGGTTGGTGAACCAGACGGCGCCCCAGGTGGAGTAGATCGCGTCCCAGAGCCGCACGTCCTCGTCGAGGAAGTTGAGCGCGTCCGCGCAGACGAAGTCCAGGTTCGGGGTGTCGGCCCAGAAGCCTCGGGCCCGCTCGGTCTGGACGGGTGAGAAGTCAACGGCGACGACCTCGACACCGCTGCGGGCGAGGAAGGCCGCGTTCTCACCCTCCGCCGGTCCCAGGTCCAGGGCGGTCTTCGGGGTGCCGAGGATCTCCGCGCCGGGGCCGGTGCCGGGCAGGCCGGTCCAGTCGAATCGTTCGGCGGCCGGCGGCTGCTGGGGCTCGTCGCCGCGGTGGGGCTTGTACTTGTCCCAGTACTCGGCGGGGGTGTTGGGGGCGCTGGACATGAGGCTCCTCGGGAGGTTCTCGGTTCCGGTGCGCGTGACGCTACCGGTGGGAGTCCCGGGGTGGAGGCGGAAGGAAGAAACTCACACAAAAGTGCATAAAAGAGGGCCGGAGCCGCCCGAAGGCAGCCCCGGCCCGATCGTTCAGGGGTGGGTCAGTGGCACTTGGATCCGGGGTGGCACGGCCCGCACTTGGCGTAGTCCGCTTCCCACAGCTTCCAGTCGACCTCGAACCCGTTGTCGTGGATGATCTGCGCGGTGCGCTCCACGGAGCCGTCGTACTTGAACGCGATCTCGGGGATGTGCTCCAGGAACCTGCCGGCGAAGTGCTCAGCGCAGAACTCGCGGTAGTTCTTGGTGTCGAGGATGAACACGTGCACGGCGATGTCCACGATCCGGCCGCAGCACATCTCCAGCGGGACCGGCTCGTCCCACTTCTCCATCGCGGTGACGAGGTAGGACACGGCCGCGTGGAACAGGCGGGTGGCCATCACCTCGTCGAAGGGGTAGTCGCGCATGAGCAGGGTGACCTCGCGGTCCCACACCTCGGGGCTGACGAAGTCCCTCGGGTTGCGGTAGACGCGCTCCTCCGGCTGGGCCGGCGCGGTCAGCATGACGGTCATGGCTGTGCTCCTCTCGATTGCCTTTCGAGTGGTGCATGGGTGGCGCCGGGGATCACGTCCCCAGACATGTCCCCGGCGCCGTTCCTCTCCGTGCCGACTGCCTAATCAGGTGCGGAGAGGAAGTGGTGCGCCCGCCCCGGGCGGTGGCGCTGTAGGAGGTGCGGGGCGGGAGTTGATCACCCGGTCAGCGGCTGCTGCCGGAAGTCGGAAAAGCCCAAGATCAGGGCATGAGCTTTGAGATCGGGCCGCGGATTACAACGAACCTGCTGGCGCCGGCGCCCTGGTACATGACTCGGTGCATGATCTGGCCCTGGCACAAGGTCAACGGGTACGGATACATCCTTGTTGCGGGGAAAGGCCATCGCGTTCACCGGTTCATGTACGAGCTGGTGAATGGTCCGATCCCGGAGGGCCTGGTGCTGGATCACCTCTGTCGACGCCCGGCCTGCTTCAACCCGGAGCACCTGGAGGCGGTGACACAGAAGGAGAACGTCCGTCGGGGGAATGCCGGGAAGAACAGTTCCGACAAGACCCACTGCCCCCAAGGGCACCCGTACGCAGGAGACAACCTCTACCGCAAACCGAGCGGGGGACGTGTCTGCCGCACGTGTACGAATGATCAAAAACGTAGCGGCATTGGCGCCGGCGGGATCAACGCCCGCAAGACCCACTGCCCACAGGGCCACCTGTACGACGAGGCGAACACGATCAGAGACAAGCGGGGTCATCGGAAGTGCCGTACGTGCAAGACCCTTCGTGACCGTGCACGGCGTTCCGTTCTGGAGGAGGGGTAGTTTCACCGGCTGTCTCCGGCCGGCTCGACGTTGTCCGCGTGGGTGGTCCAGGCGATGCCGGAGACGGGGCGTACATGGGCCAGACGCACGACGCGGCCGTCGGAGTGGGTCTCGTGGGTGACGGCGTCCAGCACGCCCACACACTTCGAGGCGATGTCGCGAACCTGCTGGCGGAGGAGCGGATGCTGCTCGTGGCCGGTGTGGTCGACGGGGTATGTCACGTCCCGTCCTCCGGCTGCATCTCGGAGCGGCGCATGAACTTCACCCAACCGCCGGCCGCACGTAGCCGCAGGGACCGGCTCGGGGCTCCGGGCTGCGGGTCGGGGACGGTGTACTGCCGTCCGCTGGCGCCGGGCGCGCGGCGAGGGAGGGGCTGGGTCATGGCGTCGCTCCTCAGGCTGGAGGGGGTGCAACGGGCCGCGGGTGCGTTTTCAGGGACGGGGCCGCGGCCCGTTGCTCGGGGGTATCGTGCGGGGATGGCTGAGCCGTTCATCACTGAGGACAGCGACCATCCGGCGTGCGGGATCTGTCCGTCGCTGCGGCTGCCGAGGGATGCCTTCGTCGTCTACGACCGGCCGTCGCGCGAGTGCCCGTTCAACCCGGCCGACGGTCACCGCTACACCTCAGACGGGACTCCGGCCTGCGTGCACCCGGACAAGATCGGGGTCGAGCCGGACCGGATCGCGCCTCCGCCCGAACGGGTCGTTGTCGAGCAGGAGCCACCGCGAAAGCGCTGGGCGTTGTTCCGTTCTCGGTGACCTACGCGGCGGCGAATTCGATGTCGTGCTCACGGCCGGCGCGGTCCATGCCGATGGAGGCGTACCGGGCGGTGAGGATCTGCACCCGCCGGTCCACTTCCTCCTTCACCAGCCAGTACCGCGCCGGGGGCTCGCCCCACGCGAGGCGGTAGGCGAGGTGCGTGAAGTCACCGGCGGTGTAGTCGGTGTGCTCCTGGTCGGTCTGGTGGATGACCGAGACCCCGATCCGCCCGGTGATCCGCGCGAGGAGCTGGGGCTGGGCGATCATGGCGTGCGTCATCTCGTCCACCGGGACCGCGACGGGGACCTCGGCCAGGCGCTCGTCGCCGGTGAGGTCGAAGACGGCAGCCTTGACCGCGAGGGCGCGCAGCCCCTCGGCGAACAGCGGGGCCTTGTCGGAGTCGAGGTTCCAGCGTTCGATCACCGGGAAGCCGGTGAAGCACTGCCAGTCGCTGGAGTACTCCAGGGTCGCGGCCTCGAAGGCGCCGAACTCGGGGTCGGCGCGGATCGCGGCCAGGATGCGCTTCGCACGGGCGGCGGCCTGGGCGGGGGTGGGCATGGTGCTCATCTGCGGGTCTCCTTCGATGAGGTGGTGCCCGGCCCCGCCACGAAGGGGGTCGACAGCGGCGGGGCCAGGAGTGCCGCCTTGCGGGGGCGGCGTGTGACCAGTGAACTGCGGTCAGTTGGTAGCTCCCAGAGCGCTTCCCAAGCGTTTCCCAGGCGTTTTCAGGGCATTGAACGGGCTGAGCTGGGATGGTGGCTGAACATGGGGAGACGCCGATGACGATGAAGCGCCACCGTTTAGCCGAGCAGCGCGCAGCAGGGGGCTACTCTCAGGAAGAGTTCGCCGAGCTGCTCGGGGTCGCCACGTCCACCGTCGTGCGCTGGGAGAACGGGAAGGCCGCACCCCGGCCCTTCCATCGGCCCCGGATCGCGCGGCTCCTTGAGGTCACCACCTCGGAGTTGGACGCCATGCTCGTCTCCGCCCAGCGACCCTTCGCCGGCCCCGACATCCCCGAGACCCTCCTAGACCCTGGTGATGCTGACGACATGAAGCGCCGCGATGTCCTTGGCCTGCTCGCTGTGACAGGCGCGCTGGTCACGCTGCCGGGCCTGGATGCCGCAGCCGCCGTTCGGGCGGACACCGCTTCGGCACTCGCCGAGACCGGGCCGGAGCTGAACCGTGCCCTGTGGCGGACGTTCTCCCTGGCGGAGTCCAAACAGGACGTGTACCCACTGGTGAGGAGTCAGCTCGGCCGACTGGCGAAGGGGCTGGGGGAGCCACAGGCAGCGACTTCGCACCGAAGGCTCTGCACGATGGTGGGCGACCTCTACCAACTCGCCGGGGAGGTCTTCTTCGACGGCAACAGCTACACCGAAGCCGCCCACTGCTACACGGTCGCGGCCAGTGCGGCGAAAGAGGCAGGAGACTTCGATCTGTGGGCCTGTGCGATGACGCGACACGCGTTCATCGAGCTGTACGAGCGCAGGTTCGCTGTGGCGGCGCCGATACTGTCTGCGGCCTCGCGCGTCTCCAGGCGGGGAGACGGCCAGTTGTCGACGCGCTACTGGGTCGCGGCGGTCCAAGCGGAGGCGTTCGCGGGCCTCGGCGATCTGGATTCGTGCAAGCGTGCGCTGGACGAGGCCGAGCAGGTGCACGGTCTGGGCGGGGAGATCCAAAACGGTGGATGGCTGCGGTTCGACGGCTCCCGGCTCGCCGAGGAGCGCGGCACCTGTTACCTCCAGCTCGGCCGCCCCGACCTCGCCGAGCAGGCGCTGACGTCCGCCTTGGAGCAGCCGCTGTCTTCCCGGCGCCGGGGGGCGGTGCTTGCTGAACTCGCGGCGCTGGGTGCTCAACGGGGCGACGTCGAGCAGGTGATGCAGTACAGCGGCACCGCTTTGGCTCTGGCCGGGCAGACCGGTTCCGGGTACATCGGCAAGAAGCTCGAAGGGCTCCAGAAGCGTCTTGCCCCGCTCATGTCCGATGCGCGAGTCTCGGAGCTGCACCACCGGATCGCGGCGCTGTCGGCTGCCGCCTGAGGACGAGGGACCACTGCATGAGCGAGGACGGCCGGATCTTCCGTGAGGCGTGGATCGCCGGCGTGAAGAAGTATTTCCCGGGGGAGCCGAAGCCCGGCTACATCACTCCGTGGGACGAGACGCCGGAGTGGGAGCGGGAGTCGGCTGCGGCCGTCTTCGGTCAGGTCCGCGACTTCGTCCGGGTGAGCGGCGGCCAGACGGCCAAGCTGACCCGGGAGCAGAAGGGCCGCTTCGTCGCGCTGTGCTGGATCGCGCAGATCCACAAGCACATCCCCGACCCGAAGCCCGGCTACGTCGCCGACTGGGAGGCGCTGCCCGAGTGGCAGCAGCAGACCGACGCGGACATCTTCGAGCACATCGAGCAGACTTTCTGACCCGCGGAAACGAAGAAGCCCCCGGTCCGAGCGCAGGAACCGGGGGTTTTCAGTCGTGTACTCACCGTATGCGGGATGGGCGCCGGGTTGGTAACGCCCCGAAAATGACGAAGCCCCCGCCGGACGGTGCGGGAGCTCGGATATCGCGGGCTGCTAGTTGAAGTTGTTGGTGATGGGGCCGTTGAAGACGCCGGCCTGGCCCTTCTCGACGTTATTCTCCTGCTGGATCTTGATGACCTTGTCGCGGAGTTCGTAGAGGTCGGGGAGCAGTTCGCGGTGGGCGTCGAGGTGGCGGGCGAGGTGTTCAGCGAGTTCGGCTATGGCGTGGTTGTAGTAGCCCTCGGCCGCGGCGTCGGTTTCGGGGGTGGCGCATTCGTCCGCGGCGTTGGAGTTGCTGCGGATGGTGCTCGTGCGGTCGTCGAAGAGTTCGAGGGCGGTGGTCTGTTCCTCGGGGGTGGCGCCCTTGAAGAGCTTGGCCCACCAGGCGCGGGCGGTGGGGGTGGCACCGTCGATGGCGACGATGCCGGAGACGACGGCGGTGGCCGATTCGAGGATCGAGGTGAAGTCCATCCGCTGATGCTATGTCAGAACTTGCCTGCTCCGGGGCCTGGTTGGAGGCAGTCCGGCTAAGGGCAGAAAGCCCCCGCTGGCCGGCTCGGTGCCGGGGCGGGGGCTGCGCCGCGTGTGGCTAGTGCTGTGACCGGGAAGGTTCGCCGGGTTGTTCCTGGTGCTGGTTGGAAATGAGTTCTCCAAGCAGCGTGGGGAGGCGGGATGGCGAAACCGGTCCGGGTTCGCGGGCTGACGGAGCAGGAGGGCCAGAAACTCCAGCACATCGTCCGGCGGGGCAGCACGAGTTCAGTGCGGTTTCGGCGGGCGATGATGCTGCTGGCTTCGGCCGGCGGCAGCACGGTCCCGGTCATAGGCCGCCTGGTCCAGGCGGACGAGGACACCGTCCGCGATGTGATCCACACGTTCAACGAGATCGGGCTCGCATGCCTGAACCCTCGGTGGGCGGGAGGCCGTCCCCGCCTTCTCGATCGTGACGACGAGGACTTCGTCGTCCAGACGGCCACTACTCGTCCGACCGTGCTGGGCAAGCCCTTCACCCGCTGGTCGATCCGAAAGCTCGCCGATCACCTGCGCAGGAACACTGCCCGGCCCGTCCGGATCGGCCGGGAGGCACTGCGGTGCTTACTGGCCCGCCGCGGGATCTCCTTCCAGCGCACGAAGACCTGGAAGGAGTCCCCG is part of the Streptomyces subrutilus genome and encodes:
- a CDS encoding class I SAM-dependent methyltransferase, coding for MSSAPNTPAEYWDKYKPHRGDEPQQPPAAERFDWTGLPGTGPGAEILGTPKTALDLGPAEGENAAFLARSGVEVVAVDFSPVQTERARGFWADTPNLDFVCADALNFLDEDVRLWDAIYSTWGAVWFTNPDMLFPRIARRLAPGGIFAFSHREPIVGQYGAQQMGGKWLEGRETELTVLRWQHTPEQWTDLLKRHGFTDVSAEVIPSPDGALGTLLVTATNDS
- a CDS encoding glycine-rich domain-containing protein → MTVMLTAPAQPEERVYRNPRDFVSPEVWDREVTLLMRDYPFDEVMATRLFHAAVSYLVTAMEKWDEPVPLEMCCGRIVDIAVHVFILDTKNYREFCAEHFAGRFLEHIPEIAFKYDGSVERTAQIIHDNGFEVDWKLWEADYAKCGPCHPGSKCH
- a CDS encoding HNH endonuclease signature motif containing protein; this encodes MSFEIGPRITTNLLAPAPWYMTRCMIWPWHKVNGYGYILVAGKGHRVHRFMYELVNGPIPEGLVLDHLCRRPACFNPEHLEAVTQKENVRRGNAGKNSSDKTHCPQGHPYAGDNLYRKPSGGRVCRTCTNDQKRSGIGAGGINARKTHCPQGHLYDEANTIRDKRGHRKCRTCKTLRDRARRSVLEEG
- a CDS encoding helix-turn-helix transcriptional regulator, yielding MTMKRHRLAEQRAAGGYSQEEFAELLGVATSTVVRWENGKAAPRPFHRPRIARLLEVTTSELDAMLVSAQRPFAGPDIPETLLDPGDADDMKRRDVLGLLAVTGALVTLPGLDAAAAVRADTASALAETGPELNRALWRTFSLAESKQDVYPLVRSQLGRLAKGLGEPQAATSHRRLCTMVGDLYQLAGEVFFDGNSYTEAAHCYTVAASAAKEAGDFDLWACAMTRHAFIELYERRFAVAAPILSAASRVSRRGDGQLSTRYWVAAVQAEAFAGLGDLDSCKRALDEAEQVHGLGGEIQNGGWLRFDGSRLAEERGTCYLQLGRPDLAEQALTSALEQPLSSRRRGAVLAELAALGAQRGDVEQVMQYSGTALALAGQTGSGYIGKKLEGLQKRLAPLMSDARVSELHHRIAALSAAA